Proteins encoded by one window of Seriola aureovittata isolate HTS-2021-v1 ecotype China chromosome 4, ASM2101889v1, whole genome shotgun sequence:
- the si:ch211-132b12.7 gene encoding CLOCK-interacting pacemaker, with the protein MPKEQSCLSEHSPCATSSKDAKDKSNSTTLLAIRDSKDADDSSGRGSHCSSEKDSGYSDGSDWQQTDVEDQHSNKSQSRGSECAETTQPGKNQERGQGNPGNHTLMPAGHELPPIYIIKNMVLKQPGTIQKTGQVLWESGSSGVPHMILCQQPSLLPTTSQLQKTLSWKSNVTGKKIKGTYLPIFNSYPRIAPHPSKKPPDKSSSNGDSQNLSKRVCTEHKSDNTPVTRSLPDQHLYKQPKLAVSASGQPCSSSTRDSPSSSSSVTASSSQSSPSVSSVHTTTTSPSLPTRGLNRNGTTSARHRRFLNTVEILRQSGLLEITLRTKDLLQQSNATERDIAQLRQHAELLSQAASNPSCNINGIAAWECLHRAMAESSSYPNLKLLQNLQILSQPDSAGQPESVATGETNRPLAAENSQVPASRLLTTLLDPNQNCPVSQQLQSEQSRMLEDEKTSDKVTFMPPDSSTG; encoded by the exons cactgcagctcagaaaaaGACTCTGGCTACTCTG ACGGCTCAGACTGGCAGCAGACAGATGTGGAGGACCAGCACAGCAACAAAAGCCAGTCCAGAGGCAGTGAGTGTGCAGAAACCACACAGCCAGGTAAAAACCAAGAACGTGGGCAAGGAAATCCTGGGAATCATACCCTGATGCCAGCAGGCCATGAGCTACCACCCATCTACATAATCAAGAACATGGTGCTGAAGCAG CCGGGCACCATCCAGAAAACAGGTCAGGTGCTCTGGGAGTCCGGCAGTTCTGGTGTTCCCCACATGATTCTTTGCCAGCAGCCTAGCTTGTTGCCAACCACCTCGCAGCTCCAGAAGACCTTGTCCTGGAAGTCCAACGTCAcagggaagaaaataaaaggcacATACCTGCCTATTTTCAACTCCTACCCCCGCATTGCACCACACCCCAGTAAGAAGCCGCCTGATAAATCCTCATCAAATGGGGATTCCCAGAATCTGAGCAAGAGGGTTTGCACAGAACACAAGAGTGATAACACACCTGTGACCAGGAGTCTACCTGACCAGCACCTTTATAAGCAACCCAAATTAGCAGTCTCAGCCTCTGGGCAGCCTTGTTCCTCTTCAACCAGAGATAGtccatcctcctccagctccgTTACTGCCTCCTCGAGCCAGAGCTCGCCATCTGTGTCCAGTgtccacaccaccaccacctccccttCCCTTCCAACTAGAGGGCTTAACAGAAACGGCACCACCAGTGCTCGCCATCGCCGTTTTCTCAACACGGTAGAAATCCTCAGACAGTCAGGTTTGTTGGAAATTACACTGCGCACGAAAGACCTGCTGCAACAGAGCAACGCCACAGAGCGAGACATTGCCCAGTTGCGCCAGCACGCAGAGCTACTGTCTCAGGCTGCCAGCAACcccagctgcaacattaatgGTATCGCAGCCTGGGAATGTCTACACAGAGCCATGGCCGAGTCCAGCAGCTACCCCAACCTCAAACTCCTGCAGAATTTACAAATCCTGTCTCAACCAGACTCTGCTGGTCAACCGGAGAGTGTTGCCACAGGTGAAACCAACAGGCCTCTAGCTGCTGAGAACTCACAAGTGCCAGCATCTCGCCTTCTCACCACCCTGTTGGACCCAAACCAGAACTGTCCGgtgtcacagcagcttcagtcagaGCAAAGCAGGATGCTCGAGGACGAAAAAACCTCAGACAAAGTCACCTTTATGCCTCCTGACAGTTCTACCGGTTAG